The sequence CTGTAAATCCGAGTATGCTCCGGCGGTAGTCCGGCATGGCATCCTCTCGCCCGAAGCTGTTCGTTCCTTGAGGATCGGATACTGCAGAGCACACCCGCCTGCCGGCGTTCGGATTTTTGCCCTTGCACGGGGCGCGGTTTCCATTGGAGGTTCTTTTGAAGGTCACGAGGGTTGCGTCTCGAGATATAGAGGCGTATATTTGCGGCATCGGTTAGGCAGTAGAGGTGCCTGATATGCCCGAGGAATGTCCTTGGTATGCCCACAGTGTTCCCGACAGGCCGCAGGACACGTGGCAGACGCTGCCCGAACATCTTCATGGCGTGGCCAGACGGGCTGCGGCGTTTGCCGAGGCCTTCGGCGCAAGACAATGGGGGCATGCGGCCGGGTTGCTGCACGACGCCGGCAAATACACGGAAGCGTTTCAGCGTCGCCTGGCCGGAGGGGCCGAGCGGGTGGACCATTCCACGGCCGGGGCCAAGCTGGCGGTCGACACGATGCAGCCCAAAAACTGGGGCAGGGCACTGGCGTATTGCATTGCCGGGCACCATGCCGGGCTCCCTGACGGAAAGGAAAGCGGCGACCCTTCCTGCCTCACCTTGCGGCTGCGAAACGCCGTCCTCCCCGCGGCGATGCCGGATTGGCTGACACGGGCGGCTGCGCCGCAGGCGCTCCCGTTTACCCAGGTCGCGGGGCGGTCGGGCTTTCAAGCGGCCTTTTTCATCCGCATGCTGTATTCCTGCCTGGTCGATGCGGATTTTCTCGATACCGAGGTGTTTCTCGAAAAGGGCAAACAGGCCTTGCGGGAAGGCCATCCACCGCTTGAAGCACTTTGGGAACGGTTGCAGGAGCATCTGGGCAAGTTCAAAGCGAAGGAAAAGCCTTCGCCGGTCGATCCCTGGCGCAATGCCGTGCTCGGCTGGTGTCTGGAGGCGGCCGGACATGCGCCGGGACTGTTTTCCCTGACCGTGCCGACCGGCGGGGGCAAGACGCTTTCCTCGCTGGCCTTCGCGCTGCAACACGCCGTGACCCATGATTTGAAGCGCGTCATCTACGTCATCCCCTACACGAGCATCATCGAGCAAAACGCCGATGTGTTCCGGGAGGCCGTGGGGGCTGACGCGGTTGTCGAGCATCACAGCAATTTCGATCCGCTGGCCAGGAAAGGGCAAAAGCGGGAAGACCCGGCCGGCGACGAGGTCCTCGCCGCGCGCCATGACCTGGCTTGCGAAAACTGGGATGCGCCCCTTGTCGTGACCACCAGCGTGCAGTTTTTCGAATCGCTTTTTGCGGCGCGTTCCTCCCGCTGTCGCAAACTCCATAACATCGCCAAAAGCGTGGTCATCCTGGACGAGGCGCAGATGTTGCCGCCACGGATTTTGCGGCCGTGCATGGAGGCCCTGCGCGCGCTTACCGAAAGCTACGGCACGACGGTGGTGCTGTGCACGGCCACACAGCCGGCCCTGACGCAAACCGACACGTTCCCGCATGGGCTCGACCGGCCGGTGAAAATCGTTCGGGACAAGGATAAGGAGGAGCTTTTTCGGGCGCTTCGGCGCACGCGGGTGGAGCACCTGGGCAAGCTGACCGACGAGGGGCTTGCGGCGCGGCTCGGGGGGCACAGGCAGGTGTTGTGCGTGGTCAACTGCCGGCGCCATGCCCGCCTGTTGCGGGGGCGGCTTGGGGCGGCGGAGGGCGTTTTTCATCTCAGCGCCGGCATGTGTCCGGTCCACCGGAGCCGTAGGTTGGCCGATATCCGCGCGGCGTTGCAAGCCGGCCGGCCCTGTCGCGTGGTCAGCACGACGCTGATCGAGTGCGGCGTCGACGTCAGTTTTCCCGTGGTCTACCGGGCCGAGGCGGGCATCGACTCGGTGGCCCAGGCCAGCGGCCGCTGCAACCGCGAAGGGGAGTTGCCGGAGAGGGGCGTGGTATACGTTTTCGAGCCCGTGGACGTGCCGACGCCCGGCGGGGACATGGCCCGGGCGGCGGAAATTGGGGCGGGCATCATGCGCCGGCGTCCGGACGTGCTGTCGCCGGAGGCGGTAACGGCCTATTTTCGGGAGCTGTACTGGACGGCCGGCGAGGACGGGCTGGATGCGCTGGAGTGGGATCGAAGGGGGCCGGACGTTTTGCGGGGGATTGTGAGCGCCTTGCAATCCGACGGCAATCGCTGGAATTTTCCGTTTCGCAAGGTGGCCGACGCGTTCCAGTTCATCACGAGTTGTTACCGGCCGGTCCTTGTTCCCTGGGACGAGGAGGGGGAGGCGATCGTGGCCGGGCTGCGGCATGCCGCGCATGCCGGGAAGCTGGCCCGCCGGGCCCAGCGCTACACGGTGCAGATTCCGCCCTGGGAGTTCGCCGCGCTTGAAGCCGACGGCGCGCTGGAGTGCGTCCGGGAGCGATTTTTCGTGCTGGCCCGCATGGACCGCTACGACGACGAAGAGGGGCTCTTCGTGGACGTTGGCGGGGCGTTTCGGGCGGAGGATTGGATTGCTTAATGAGCAAAGTGCTTCACTTGACGTTAGAAGACGGCATTAGTAAAAGATGGTGCCGGCGGCGGGATTTGAACCCGCAAGGCCTCCACAGCCGCCAATCTCCAAAATTGGTGCGTCTACCATATTCCGCCACACCGGCACTCTCTTCGCAGGGCAAGGGGAAGCGTACTCCAAGCAAGGGTTCGCGCTTCCCCTTGTTCATTTTTGTCGTCACGCCGGCCCGTGGCTTTTAGCCCCGGCGCTCGTCGGTTTGGCGGCGGCATACATCGCTCCTTCTGTTGTTGTATCTGGTTAGCGATCTCGGTAAACCTCTATGCGGGGAGTATCTGGTTGAAGGGCTATTTGTCAATGCTAACAAACGCTTTAGCTTGATTGAATATTGATTTGCGCTAAATTAAAATATATAAATAAAATCAATATGATATTGCATTGTGCGGAGCTTGTTTAATTTTTCTAGTCAAGATATGCTGTCGCTTGCCCTCGGGGTAAGCACGCTAAGATGTTTGAATTTTCTATTACAAATTGACAACTGGTGTTGCGTTAATTCAACGATCCCTAAACGGGGGTGAAAAAGCAATTTGTGGGGAGCTAAATAAGCTCAGCCCATAGTGATGGCTTGCGTGCGGAGGCGAGGATTGAAATTTTAACTGAGGCGAGGATTGAAACTTTAACTATTGAATGTCGCTCCAATTTTGGGGCGTGGATTGAAACAATCATGCGTGCAGCGTATTGTATGACATGGCCCTGGCTTGTCTTGGTCAGGGCCAGAAGGAGGAATTTGTTTAAATAATTTATATTTGTTGTTGTAAACAAGGAGGTTGCCATGTCCTTTGGCGTCCGTCTCAAGGTCTGGGGCGATTTCGCCTGTTTCACACGGCCGGAGATGAAATCCGAACGCGTGTCCTACGACGTGATGACGCCGTCGGCCGCACGCGGCATACTGGAAGCCATCTACTGGAAACCGGCCATGACCTGGATCATCGACCGCATACACGTCCTTTCCCCCATCCGCTTCACCACCATACGCCGCAACGAACTCGGCGGAAAAATGCCCTACGGCACGGTCAAATCGGCCATGAAGGGCGGCATCCCCCCAAGCGTCTTCATCGAGGACGACAGACAGCAGCGCGCCGCCTTGGTGCTGCGCGACGTCGCCTACGTCATAGACGCCCACTTCGACGTCAAAGGCGGGGAAAACAACACCGCCAAGCACAAGGAGATGTTCGAGCGCCGGGCGCGCAAGGGCCAGTGCTTCCACCAGCCCTATCTCGGCTGCCGCGAATTCCCGGCCGCCTTCGAGCCGGTGGAAGGCGAGCCGCCGCAAACCGGCCTGCCGACCGCCGACCAGGACAAAGAGCTGGGATTCAT is a genomic window of Solidesulfovibrio sp. containing:
- a CDS encoding CRISPR-associated endonuclease Cas3''; its protein translation is MPEECPWYAHSVPDRPQDTWQTLPEHLHGVARRAAAFAEAFGARQWGHAAGLLHDAGKYTEAFQRRLAGGAERVDHSTAGAKLAVDTMQPKNWGRALAYCIAGHHAGLPDGKESGDPSCLTLRLRNAVLPAAMPDWLTRAAAPQALPFTQVAGRSGFQAAFFIRMLYSCLVDADFLDTEVFLEKGKQALREGHPPLEALWERLQEHLGKFKAKEKPSPVDPWRNAVLGWCLEAAGHAPGLFSLTVPTGGGKTLSSLAFALQHAVTHDLKRVIYVIPYTSIIEQNADVFREAVGADAVVEHHSNFDPLARKGQKREDPAGDEVLAARHDLACENWDAPLVVTTSVQFFESLFAARSSRCRKLHNIAKSVVILDEAQMLPPRILRPCMEALRALTESYGTTVVLCTATQPALTQTDTFPHGLDRPVKIVRDKDKEELFRALRRTRVEHLGKLTDEGLAARLGGHRQVLCVVNCRRHARLLRGRLGAAEGVFHLSAGMCPVHRSRRLADIRAALQAGRPCRVVSTTLIECGVDVSFPVVYRAEAGIDSVAQASGRCNREGELPERGVVYVFEPVDVPTPGGDMARAAEIGAGIMRRRPDVLSPEAVTAYFRELYWTAGEDGLDALEWDRRGPDVLRGIVSALQSDGNRWNFPFRKVADAFQFITSCYRPVLVPWDEEGEAIVAGLRHAAHAGKLARRAQRYTVQIPPWEFAALEADGALECVRERFFVLARMDRYDDEEGLFVDVGGAFRAEDWIA
- the cas5c gene encoding type I-C CRISPR-associated protein Cas5c, with amino-acid sequence MSFGVRLKVWGDFACFTRPEMKSERVSYDVMTPSAARGILEAIYWKPAMTWIIDRIHVLSPIRFTTIRRNELGGKMPYGTVKSAMKGGIPPSVFIEDDRQQRAALVLRDVAYVIDAHFDVKGGENNTAKHKEMFERRARKGQCFHQPYLGCREFPAAFEPVEGEPPQTGLPTADQDKELGFMLHDIDFAHDMTPRFFRARLSGGILAVPPFAEATA